A genomic region of Nitrosomonas ureae contains the following coding sequences:
- a CDS encoding cytochrome P450 yields MSTNYLERYDATADVEKFPLVRRWMDTEPLPFFKELRAKRPILVTPDCTLVTRFDDVREILTMYKVFTVKPYVPKMDNYLMAHDDDALHTREKSLMQFMLNRDDLPRVRNMIADIAKGILSNANGQIEVVNSFCRMVPATLVQKYFGLTGAKREDLIEWSYWNQYDTFHNQPFDLVPPELSQRIIDRHNETSKKLSDYITMLIAKRLLAVKIEKLTFSTIVRLQDDIVTRMLRTSFAKELDFDIKRLGINAGGLLIGAIETTAQAVAQVLQYLFQHSEWMEKAKAVAQKDDPTEFDGIVWEALRFVPITPYLFRTTVSDYTAAKGTDHETILRAGTYVLPVTLSATFDERAFESPEEFIPQRNWYNYFHFGFGDHECLGRYVGMVMIPEMVRQVFLQKNVEPKGNIDYKSGPFPESYMLSWNTQ; encoded by the coding sequence ATGAGTACAAATTATCTAGAACGCTACGATGCCACCGCCGATGTAGAGAAATTCCCTTTGGTTCGACGCTGGATGGATACTGAGCCTTTACCTTTTTTTAAGGAATTGCGCGCTAAGCGTCCCATTCTGGTAACACCCGACTGTACGCTGGTAACCCGGTTTGATGATGTTAGAGAAATACTGACAATGTACAAGGTTTTTACTGTCAAGCCGTATGTTCCGAAAATGGATAATTATCTGATGGCGCATGATGATGACGCACTGCATACGCGGGAAAAATCATTGATGCAATTTATGCTGAACCGTGACGATTTGCCGCGTGTACGTAATATGATTGCGGATATTGCCAAAGGGATTCTAAGTAATGCTAATGGCCAGATTGAAGTGGTCAATAGTTTCTGCCGCATGGTCCCGGCCACATTGGTGCAAAAATATTTTGGACTGACCGGGGCCAAAAGAGAAGATCTGATTGAATGGTCCTACTGGAATCAATATGATACTTTTCATAACCAGCCTTTCGATCTGGTTCCTCCGGAATTGTCGCAGCGCATTATTGATCGCCATAACGAGACTTCCAAAAAGCTGAGCGACTATATCACTATGTTGATTGCAAAGCGCCTTCTCGCGGTAAAAATTGAAAAATTAACATTTTCCACTATCGTTAGATTGCAAGATGATATTGTTACTCGAATGTTGCGCACCAGTTTTGCGAAAGAACTGGATTTCGACATTAAGCGCTTAGGTATCAATGCAGGTGGATTGCTGATTGGCGCCATTGAGACGACCGCTCAAGCCGTGGCTCAGGTTCTGCAATACCTGTTTCAACATTCGGAGTGGATGGAGAAGGCAAAAGCTGTTGCACAGAAAGATGATCCTACTGAATTCGATGGCATTGTCTGGGAAGCCTTACGTTTTGTTCCAATTACACCCTATTTATTCCGGACGACCGTAAGCGACTATACTGCGGCAAAAGGCACCGATCATGAAACAATATTGCGGGCAGGTACTTATGTGTTACCGGTAACATTATCCGCCACATTCGATGAACGAGCCTTCGAGTCACCGGAAGAATTTATACCGCAACGTAACTGGTATAATTATTTTCATTTTGGATTCGGCGATCATGAATGCTTGGGACGTTATGTCGGCATGGTTATGATTCCTGAAATGGTACGGCAAGTATTTCTTCAGAAGAATGTTGAACCAAAAGGCAATATTGATTATAAATCCGGCCCATTCCCGGAATCATATATGCTGTCTTGGAATACGCAGTAA